In the genome of Oryzias melastigma strain HK-1 linkage group LG4, ASM292280v2, whole genome shotgun sequence, the window gagaaacaaaaccagctcaataaagttcatttaattagttattttttacgatttttttcaGACTTATaacataatttgatttttaagaattattaTATGTGGTTTGTGTTAATTAAATCTAGCTATATAGTCTCCAATGTCCTTTCAGGCTGACATAATGGATAATTCAACTGGACTGAGCTGATTAGAGATGTATTTCTTTCTGTTGCATCTCTTTACACCAGCTATTCCTATAATAAGTTAATTCAATCCCTGCTCTGTGCTTAATTAACTATTCaagcattaaaattaaaatttttatttgatttggtcAAATAAGTAGTTAGAGGGATCCcgaaaaaggactttttttttcagagtgcATTGAAGAACTTTTGATTTTAGACACGTCCTCTGCTGCAGCTTTAGACACCAGATGACAATAAAGCTATTTTTCctccaaaactttatttcatcTTAATGATGTCAAGATAAAAGTAAAGTTGTGCCTTTGTCTTATCATTTACCATGAGATTTACATGAGATTTATTAATAAAGTGACTTTCAAAGAACATCTTCTGTCATATCACAACCTGAATGTGACTTTTATCTTATCTTAGGAGAGTGcaggacatttttttgcattcatttttttattttaaacaccaaaacaaacattgtgtaattttgtatttataaatagtgttatttaattaaattggttatttattctaagaaaaaaaaaaacaaatagacatttttgttgaaataaatgcttaaaaagaaaagtcgtTGGTTTGTCCTTACATGAAGTCAATGAGTAAAATTACTTTCTAAGAACTTATTCTGCCTTATTGCCACctgaatgtgacttttttcttgtctcAGTAGAAAAGTGCAGCGGTTTTTTGCAATCAAGACACAAAATACTTGTACTTTTCATAATAAGCACCAACATAAATCGTGTAAATGACAGTTATTTTGCAATAATGGAGAATGTGACCTGCTATTTAATGAAATTCGTTTTGTTCTctcaagaaaaaatatgtttttttgtttaatctacTGTCATATTGATCAAAATCGATAAAAGTCCAtttctgttaaatattttaagttgaactttttgagttaaaatattttatacaaaaaGATTTTGACTATTTAGGCGCAAAAACCAAACGCTGATGCTGTCcgattattatttgttttaagacGGCCCAGCTATCAAAAGCGTGCATCTTCATCTGCATGCAGGAAATTGAGGCTTCTGAGGTGAGGGGGGCTTTGATATGAACACATTTCAAAGCTTTGGTGATCCTACTCAAAGTAGGACAGGAGGGGTTGCCTCAAGAAGACTGAAAACCCATTTGGCATTACAAATAGCCTGAGTaatgttattttcctttttccatcATTCTCTCTTTGATAGTATTTGAGGCTGCATTTGCATGTCGCGAAGGaggaatttattttcaaaaaatgtgaatcatCACAGGGATTCAAAGGATGTGAAACTGCAATATGGTTTGCATTTTGGTGCACATCACCACACAGCTGCAAATATTTTCCACCAAATAAACATTAGCTTCATCTCATCCACATCTTTCTTTGAAGAGTCGAGATCATTTACATGTCTGGTCTGTATACGTCTCCCTAATTTAAAGGTGAAGAGctacttttaaatataattttcattttctatacacaaaaatatgaaagtattGGTCACTTTGGTGCAgatttaccaaatattttataCCTTCCATAATATCAGCATAAAGTTCtaaacaatcaaaaatgtaaaaaatcaatttttgtgaATTGTATCTGTCTATTTACCTCTGGTTCTCAGCAGACAACAGATGGAGAATAGCAGCACAACAGCAAACAGGGCCACAGGTGTAACCACAAGGAGTATGACGACATGAGAGGAACTTCCATGGCTTGGAGGTGTCGTTGAATGTGTCGTTACCGGAGGAACTGTAGGAGTTAAAAGAATATGATAAAAACAATTACTCAtcgatgcaaaaaaaaaaaaaactacgaaAATATTGTGTCCTACCACATTTGTAACAGGCAGTGAGTGTACAGAACAGAGGAAACTGATGTACAAATCACTGGAAATAATCAATGACTAAAACCATTATGATGAGGTTTTTCTGattgcctaaaaaaatacaaagctgAAAAGTTCcctttgaattaaataaaaaaatctatgctTTTTTGTGATGCAAAAAAGTGAGACTTTTGCAGTTATAAGTAAATCAATATGTGAGACACTGCTCTATTTTTTGGAAATCCTCTTGACTTTTTAATCAACAAGTAAAATATAGAACAAAATGCATTATTATAAGTCAGTATAAAGGGCtcaatctgtaaaaaaaaaatagaaaagaaaaaggcaaaaatttgttctctaaaatgataaaaaaaaatgcaatagaaAAGAAGGTTTCTCTTCTCAAtttttcaaatcaatcaaagtaTGAATAATAAGTgttcaaactcatttttaacataagatttattcatttttaaaactactttagtgctgatttttttaatcaagtagAGTAAGATGCTGCATAAAAAGCagagatgtatttttaaacctggtcatttttaaaattttattttattttgtggtccATGTGCTCTGTTCTTTCAGTACAGAAAGaattgtcctgtatttttcattaaTAGATCTtattctttgatgttttttttattgttttattgtttattttatcgTTTTTTTATGTACTAGTGCAGCTTGCCCCTTTTAAATTTCCTTCTAAAGTATTATagattctattctattctattctgctCCAGCCATATGGGGACACTTTCCACTGTTTCAGTTAATATCTGAAGCTAAATCACATGTGCAAATCTTCGGTTGACCTTTGGTGaccctagaaaaaaaaagacaaacataatATTGCTTTATAGAAAATatctgttttaatctttttttttttttactttctgaacCTTTTGTCTGGAAAATCTTATACAAATTTCAGGTaaaagtaatcttttttttttttttacaatgttgtttccttcatttttactttttagagtgaattgtgtttacagtttttgactatttagtATTTGTCTCCTTCACTATTTATACATTGTGACCcacttatttaaaaagttaaaagtccTACAGTATTTGTGAAGACATCACCTTGTTTCAccttaaaccacaaaaaaaggtCCTCACCTGAGGTGTTATTGTCCTCTTGAATAATCAGCTTCACCTTGTTGCTCAATGTTGGAGGTTTGTGATCATCAAACAAAGAAATCCAGTAAATTTTACTATGATTCATGGTCAGGTTTTTAATATTGTACAAAACTGTATAATTTTTAGGGTAAATGTTTAAGCATTTGCAGTGAGGATATTCTGAGATCTTATGTTCCCCTGTTgtataaactccaaaatatctgTTTTTCGTAATGTTGCATTCGCTGCAGTTAAATATGAACTGAAGAGTCACATCTTTGCCAAGCATCCCAATAACATCCGTGTGGCTTGCAACTGTAAGAAGGGAAAAAACACATAATGGGTTAAGAATGCGATTTACActtttttgtatataaaaaagcTATAATACACAATGCAAAAAAGCCATTCACAAATTAATGTCTCCAATTTCTTTTTacgtttcaggaaaaaaatgaaaacagctgaaattgctgctttttatgcagcatttttaaaataagtcaacCATCAGAAATACAACCATCAGTTTTGTTAAGAAACATCATTAACAAAAGGTGAGAATgtaccaaaaatgtatttacataaGACAAATGATCGGCTTGTAATAAATTAGAtacttaatttattaaattagtaCAACATGATTTAGAGTTAAAGCACAACTTCTGTGGCAACATTTTCCTCAATTTCTCTGTCCTGTCTTCCCAGACACACTGAGTTCCAGTTAAATTAATACGGAGGTAGTAtaataggggtgtaacgatttattttaacaacaatttgattcatatcataatttgtggttgttgATATTATTTATAgccaatattggttcattttgaacgatccgattcactgacaaTAAtagatccaggacatctttagccaaaaaatcaGCCAACTCActgataaatacctggtactgaacagagCAGGTGAAGTTTAACAGATTCCTAGTATTTCTTGttagataatcaagtgtaaattaaatatgtgtataaataaacaagtaaattaATGGAaaatctattcacattttagttacaTAAAGTTTagctcactgttgtttttctagatcaaaatgatacaaacagaacattattagagcaaaattcaaattattgtcCTGTAATTATGGTTTAATCATTTTCTCCTGCCATCACATGTATGTTGTTCATTGTTTTGGCACTTGATCGTTTTTATGTTGTAGTAAAATACACCTAccatttttttggaataaatctAATCAGTGtatcttatttttaataattttttgtaATGGTAGAAGTCATTTTGATTCAATTCGATTGAGGAAAAGAAATGGATTAATCGCTACTCCCTATAAGAATTCGTCATGTCAGCTGACATGTCAAATTACTGTTATCTGATAAACTGAAACTCAAAATTGTCAAGTTTCTCTTTAAAACTTTAGGACtgattatccaaaaaaaaaaaaagtcgtaaaaatcctaattataaaataaatctcaGTTTTTGAAGTTGAGTTTAAAGCTAATACTTTTAGCTCTTCTGTCACAACACCTCGCTGCTTTCCCATTTGTAATTTGACCTTACACTACGTGTGatcaaataaaagataaatatgttGGAAGTATCTGAAGTTGTATTGCAGgcagaaaataacaacaaaattcTCTAAATGTCAAAAGTCAAGTATAAAGAAAACACCTTACCATTCAAAACCTTGTGAGCCGTGACGATTAAAACCAACCCCGTTAGTTTGATGAAGAAATTACAAATCATGGTGGAGATTTTTCTGCTTGTCTGTTTGGCTCTGAACTCTATAATCGTATCTGCTTTTGCCTGCTTGAGCTGtaattttagatctttaaggATAAGTGTCAGATTTAGAGTGTGACGGGAGGAAACTGCAGACAGGAACTtgcacacacactcatttaTCTGCCTTCAGTATCACAAACGCCTCCTTTAGCGGAAGGCTTCAAAAAAAGGTTCATGGACATGTGGTGACGACAGTGAGGAGCACAGACGAAGAGGCTTTCTCTCACAACATGCGTGCACACTCAGAGGAGCAGAACTTTTCCTTTGCATGATGCCACTGAAGATATAAAGCCTCTGCACATACActggtttctttctttttctgacagAAATCACTTTTGAATCTGcaatcatttgtgtttttgttcatgcaTGAATTTTTTTGCGGGGTTTGGAGATTATaatctcctgcttttctcagAAAGGAACAAGTATATCCGCAGATCAAGCAGAATTAAGcatgaagaaaagaagaaaaagactcGGTTGTCATTTTACaaagcttaatttaaaaaatcatttagacGAATTTCTGATTCAGTGAGTTTAACCCATGAATGCACAAATAAACTAATGCAGCTTCCACCTGttttataaaactaaataaaaaaaaacattgttcttaAAAGGTGAGAGGAACAGCATGTGTGCTCATATATAGtattagatcaggggtgtcagaatccaggccttgagggccggtgtccttcatgttttctaaccaacctgccattgaagttccttattggctaaacacacctgatccaggtaatcagcagcagatggcCAGCTTTCTATCTGGAAAACAAAGTGAaggccggcccttgaggcctggaatTGTACACCCTTGTATTACATTATCATGTAAAGTTCAATATTTTCACCATTGTGTGGttaaaaatgactcaagaaCGACACAAGCGTATTTATTTACTACAATCCCTTTGCTTTTAACCGAAACCCCCAGAAAGTGATTAGTATGAACAACAGGAAGAATTCAAAAAAATTTGAAGGCGCCACACCATGAATTTCTtgagcctttcagagtaaactatatccatatatatgatcttatattacctttggaacactaaaaaacaatttatttatgaaatattagtcatttttgagagttttttcctacccggaagtaaaacgactcgattcctgaagctccgcctgccgctgagTGTTTTTCTGccacaaacaacatccaaactgtttcaaagatggatgcacacaccatttatctgcctttagtagctaTACACTCGATGTCTGCACGACTATGTCTGGCTGTGTGTGTCTTACAGGAgccccgcgtctaaagtaacgaacacctgtttgagctggaatttattgaagacaggacaaaactggaagatatacggtattcttcatctaaaataaagttttttgctgatcaccatcACATGCTGTTGAGACCACaggcttttactctgaaatgcgAGAACGGGTCagaataccgctttggggttgtttatagtgaggaatgaacagtataatacacttaaagctcaaaaagttgatttttcatggtatggctgTTTTAAAAGTCGCAGCTGCTTAATAGGatgtttaacataaataaaaatgaatagctAATTCATTAGAACATGCAGGGTTGGATCTGTATGGATATCAGGCAGTGAAGCCCAAAAGCAAACCTAGTTGCCTAAATGTTTAGGACAGCTGGAACCTGAGTGGTTAGTCTCCAAATTTGCAAAGACAAAACTTGAACACATTGCATCTTGCAAAGTCAGGCTGCAAAAGAGTTATCTTAAACCAGGCATGCAGCCATACCACAATTTCAGGAAATCAAAGATGAAAAGATTAAAGTTTGCATGAGGGAGCAAATATCTACCTACATGTTAGAAACAATAACAAATACactttattgatgtttttgcaGTCATTAAGCCATTCTTctataaaatgtcatttttaactaTAATATGGTCTATATTGTTGCTTTTGACATTAGcaacaagttcctttcaaaataaaacacatcctgtgtcAGTTAAGATCCTGATACAGTACTTTTATTTCAAGAACTACACATAAGATA includes:
- the LOC112150336 gene encoding uncharacterized protein LOC112150336 isoform X1, translated to MICNFFIKLTGLVLIVTAHKVLNVASHTDVIGMLGKDVTLQFIFNCSECNITKNRYFGVYTTGEHKISEYPHCKCLNIYPKNYTVLYNIKNLTMNHSKIYWISLFDDHKPPTLSNKVKLIIQEDNNTSVPPVTTHSTTPPSHGSSSHVVILLVVTPVALFAVVLLFSICCLLRTRDRGDDSPQRLSNPTVQVQTFSPRYIPNKNQIPKLFLSLQEVIEDYSTLPGPSVIYSVLDFPKRPPTVVEFDPNDTEYAHVSYTPDHRDAPHRAPCKPDSTWCQM
- the LOC112150336 gene encoding uncharacterized protein LOC112150336 isoform X3, producing the protein MLGKDVTLQFIFNCSECNITKNRYFGVYTTGEHKISEYPHCKCLNIYPKNYTVLYNIKNLTMNHSKIYWISLFDDHKPPTLSNKVKLIIQEDNNTSVPPVTTHSTTPPSHGSSSHVVILLVVTPVALFAVVLLFSICCLLRTRDRGDDSPQRLSNPTVQVQTFSPRYIPNKNQIPKLFLSLQEVIEDYSTLPGPSVIYSVLDFPKRPPTVVEFDPNDTEYAHVSYTPDHRDAPHRAPCKPDSTWCQM
- the LOC112150336 gene encoding uncharacterized protein LOC112150336 isoform X2, yielding MICNFFIKLTGLVLIVTAHKVLNVASHTDVIGMLGKDVTLQFIFNCSECNITKNRYFGVYTTGEHKISEYPHCKCLNIYPKNYTVLYNIKNLTMNHSKIYWISLFDDHKPPTLSNKVKLIIQEDNNTSVPPVTTHSTTPPSHGSSSHVVILLVVTPVALFAVVLLFSICCLLRTRDRGDDSPQRLSNPTVQEVIEDYSTLPGPSVIYSVLDFPKRPPTVVEFDPNDTEYAHVSYTPDHRDAPHRAPCKPDSTWCQM